One region of Malania oleifera isolate guangnan ecotype guangnan chromosome 6, ASM2987363v1, whole genome shotgun sequence genomic DNA includes:
- the LOC131158720 gene encoding uncharacterized protein LOC131158720, with translation MEKVAPSWSKITQNPKRAVENKPSFKPRSMESLSGLGLSLHTFILATQDLRPQPVSDVQVLPFIYPDIQEERIAEEKGKEQIPLQEMNHKNEVWEEQLQAMQKANMFGSSDAFNSCLMSNLILPPKLKVPNFTMFSGSECPLAHLGMYLQKMVAHCGDDDMLIQYFQDSLTGEALRWYNRVKIRTWEDLTRAFIAQYNNDIASDKQTLRNVEKKASKYSHDQEEMTTQSYPRVEKGKTVCLCDGFVKDQGVDNQIRGISQNLAYLRITRKQVKEAFKIKGVQYTRPRQSSSKGVEKKERKVGK, from the coding sequence ATGGAGAAGGTAGCCCCCTCGTGGAGCAAAATTACACAAAATCCAAAGCGggcagttgaaaacaagccttCATTCAAACCACGATCGATGGAGTCGTTGTCTGGTCTAGGTTTAAGCCTGCACACATTTATCCTAGCAACTCAGGACTTGAGACCCCAACCGGTGAGTGATGTCCAAGTTCTGCCCTTTATCTATCCTGATATTCAAGAAGAGAGAATAGCTGAAGAAAAGGGCAAAGAGCAAATACCTCTTCAAGAAATGAATCATAAGAATGAAGTCTGGGAAGAACAGCTGCAAGCTATGCAAAAAGCAAACATGTTTGGTTCGTCGGATGCTTTCAATTCTTGTCTGATGTCGAATTTGATCTTACCCCcaaagctcaaagtcccaaattttaCGATGTTTAGTGGGTCCGaatgtccactagctcacttggggatgtacTTACAGAAGATGGTTGCGCATTGTGGTGATGACGATATGCTTATCCAGTATTTCCAAGATAGCTTGACTGGGGAAGCCCTAAGATGGTATAACCGAGTAAAAATCCGCACATGGGAGGATTTAACTCGCGCCTTTATCGCTCAGTACAACAATGATATAGCTTCAGACAAGCAGACTTTACGAAATGTGGAGAAGAAGGCAAGTAAGTACTCTCATGATCAAGAAGAAATGACAACACAGAGTTATCCTCGGGTGGAAAAAGGAAAAACAGTTTGTTTATGTGATGGCTTTGTCAAAGATCAAGGTGTTGacaaccaaattagaggcatttCTCAAAATTTGGCTTACTTAAGGATCACCAGAAAGCAGGTTAAGGAAGCATTCAAAATAAAAGGAGTGCAATATACAAGGCCAAGACAAAGTTCTTCAAAAGGGGttgaaaaaaaggaaagaaaggtgGGCAAGTAA